One window from the genome of Deltaproteobacteria bacterium encodes:
- a CDS encoding serine hydroxymethyltransferase, which translates to MDRSLQEVDPEIARLIREETRRQAEGLELIASENFVSEAVLEAQGSTLTNKYAEGLPGKRYYGGCEVVDKVEQLAIDRAKALFGAEHANVQPHAGSQANMATYFALLRPGDRIMSLSLAQGGHLTHGSPVNFSGKLFEIHHYGLDPKTERIDFDATRKQAREVRPRAFLCGASAYPRTLDFVKLREIAEEVGAMLICDIAHIAGMVAVGLHPSPVPLADAVTTTTHKTLRGPRSGLILCKQQHAKAVDSNVFPGIQGGPLEHIIAAKAVAFGEALKPDFKEYQQRILDNAQALAAGLIEGGLRLVAGGTDTHLVLCDLRPKKLTGKVAEAALQRADITTNKNMIPGDPEKPFVTSGLRLGTPALTTRGMGVREMKQVARLIVRVLDRPDDEAEIGRVRGEVRELARQFPLYAKRLT; encoded by the coding sequence ATGGACCGCTCCCTCCAGGAAGTCGACCCAGAGATCGCGCGCCTCATTCGGGAAGAAACGCGGCGGCAGGCGGAGGGGCTGGAGCTGATCGCCAGCGAGAACTTCGTTTCCGAGGCCGTTCTGGAAGCGCAGGGCTCGACGCTCACCAACAAGTACGCCGAGGGCCTTCCGGGAAAGCGCTACTACGGCGGGTGCGAGGTGGTCGACAAGGTCGAACAGCTCGCCATCGATCGGGCCAAGGCGCTGTTCGGAGCCGAGCACGCCAACGTGCAGCCGCACGCGGGTTCGCAGGCGAACATGGCCACGTACTTTGCGCTGCTGCGGCCGGGCGATCGCATCATGTCGCTCTCGCTCGCACAGGGCGGCCACCTGACGCACGGCTCGCCGGTGAACTTCTCCGGGAAACTCTTCGAGATCCATCACTACGGTCTCGATCCCAAGACCGAGCGCATCGACTTCGACGCCACGCGGAAGCAGGCGCGCGAAGTTCGGCCGCGCGCCTTTCTCTGCGGAGCTTCCGCCTACCCGCGCACGCTCGATTTCGTCAAGCTGCGCGAGATTGCCGAGGAGGTGGGCGCGATGCTGATCTGCGACATCGCGCACATCGCCGGCATGGTCGCCGTCGGCTTGCACCCCTCGCCGGTCCCTCTGGCGGATGCGGTGACGACCACCACTCACAAGACGCTGCGCGGGCCGCGTAGCGGGCTGATCCTCTGCAAGCAGCAGCACGCCAAGGCCGTCGATTCGAACGTGTTCCCGGGAATCCAGGGCGGCCCGCTCGAGCACATCATCGCGGCGAAGGCGGTCGCATTCGGCGAGGCGCTGAAGCCGGACTTCAAGGAGTACCAGCAGCGCATCCTCGACAACGCTCAGGCGCTCGCGGCGGGCCTCATCGAGGGCGGTCTGCGCCTGGTGGCCGGCGGCACCGACACGCACCTGGTGCTCTGCGACCTGCGCCCGAAGAAGCTCACCGGCAAGGTGGCGGAGGCAGCGTTGCAGAGGGCCGACATCACCACCAACAAGAACATGATCCCCGGCGATCCGGAGAAGCCCTTCGTGACCAGCGGCCTGCGGCTGGGCACGCCCGCGCTCACCACCCGCGGAATGGGAGTCCGGGAGATGAAGCAGGTGGCGAGACTGATCGTCCGCGTGCTCGACCGTCCGGACGACGAAGCGGAGATCGGGCGCGTGCGCGGCGAGGTGCGCGAGCTCGCCCGCCAGTTCCCGCTCTACGCGAAGAGGCTCACCTGA
- the fabF gene encoding beta-ketoacyl-ACP synthase II, producing MQRVERRVVVTGIGLVTPLGTGTKQSWEAAIAGKSGIGPITRFDAKELPSRIAGEVKNFDASQFMDKKEARRNDLFIQFGLAATELALRDAGLPTDKPLGERTGVIVGSGMGGLATLEETHLTAVQKGHRRVSPFFIPSIIVNLVGGQISIRYGAAGVNYAPVSACATGNHALGESLRHLQHGDVDVMISGGAEATITLLGIAGFTSARAVSERNDAPEKASRPFDKDRDGFVPGEGSGILILEELEHAKRRGARIYCELTGYAATADAFHITQPSGGGAERAMRLCLQDAGLRPEDVQYVNAHGTSTPVGDIAEVKAIKSVFGDWAKKGLMVSSTKSMTGHLLGAAGGVEAAFSALALYHGIIPPTINVEHQDPQCDVDVVPNQAREVRIKTAVSNSFGFGGTNAVVAFQRFE from the coding sequence ATGCAGCGCGTCGAACGCAGAGTGGTCGTCACCGGAATCGGCCTCGTCACTCCCTTGGGAACGGGCACCAAGCAGTCGTGGGAGGCCGCCATCGCCGGCAAGTCCGGCATCGGCCCGATCACTCGCTTCGATGCGAAGGAGCTACCCAGCCGGATCGCCGGAGAAGTGAAGAACTTCGACGCCTCGCAGTTCATGGACAAGAAAGAGGCCCGGCGCAACGACCTCTTCATCCAGTTCGGACTGGCGGCGACCGAGCTTGCGCTCAGGGATGCGGGGCTCCCCACCGACAAGCCGCTCGGAGAGCGGACCGGCGTGATCGTCGGGTCCGGCATGGGCGGACTCGCCACTCTCGAGGAAACGCATCTGACGGCAGTCCAGAAGGGGCACCGGCGCGTCAGCCCCTTCTTCATTCCTTCCATCATCGTCAACCTTGTGGGCGGACAGATCTCCATCCGCTACGGCGCCGCCGGCGTGAACTATGCTCCGGTCTCCGCTTGCGCCACCGGCAATCACGCGCTCGGGGAATCCCTGCGCCACCTGCAGCACGGCGACGTCGACGTGATGATCAGCGGCGGGGCGGAGGCGACGATCACGCTCCTGGGGATCGCCGGCTTCACGTCCGCGCGCGCCGTCAGCGAGCGCAACGATGCGCCGGAAAAGGCTTCACGGCCATTCGACAAGGACCGCGACGGCTTCGTGCCGGGAGAGGGCTCGGGCATCCTCATCCTCGAAGAGCTGGAGCACGCGAAGCGCCGCGGCGCGCGCATCTATTGCGAGCTGACCGGGTACGCCGCCACCGCCGACGCCTTCCACATCACGCAGCCGAGTGGAGGCGGCGCAGAGCGCGCGATGCGCCTGTGCCTGCAGGATGCCGGGCTCCGGCCGGAGGATGTGCAGTACGTCAACGCGCATGGCACTTCCACGCCGGTCGGAGACATCGCCGAGGTGAAGGCGATCAAGAGCGTCTTCGGAGATTGGGCGAAGAAAGGGCTGATGGTCAGCTCCACGAAGAGCATGACGGGCCATCTGCTCGGCGCCGCGGGCGGCGTCGAGGCCGCATTCTCCGCGCTGGCGCTGTACCACGGGATCATTCCGCCCACGATCAACGTCGAGCACCAGGATCCACAGTGCGATGTGGACGTGGTGCCGAATCAGGCGCGCGAGGTGCGGATCAAGACCGCAGTTTCGAACTCTTTCGGGTTCGGAGGCACCAACGCGGTCGTAGCCTTCCAGCGCTTCGAATGA
- the nrdR gene encoding transcriptional repressor NrdR gives MKCPFCAEVENKVIDSRLSNQGAVIRRRRECLGCQRRFTTYERVEEILPMVVKKDGRRESFDRQKVLEGLKLACQKRPVGADQLEAVVDGIERRLQEMGEKEVPSSVIGEAVMRELARLDEVAYVRFASVYRSFKDLGEFMSELKELISERKSAPKK, from the coding sequence GTGAAGTGTCCGTTCTGCGCCGAGGTCGAGAACAAGGTGATCGACTCCCGCCTCTCCAACCAGGGCGCGGTCATCCGGCGCAGGCGCGAATGCCTCGGCTGCCAGCGGCGCTTCACCACCTACGAACGCGTCGAAGAGATCCTGCCCATGGTGGTCAAGAAGGACGGCCGCCGGGAGTCGTTCGATCGCCAGAAAGTGCTCGAAGGCCTGAAGCTCGCCTGCCAGAAGCGGCCGGTCGGCGCGGATCAGCTCGAAGCGGTGGTGGACGGCATCGAGCGGCGGCTGCAGGAAATGGGCGAGAAGGAAGTGCCCAGCTCCGTGATCGGCGAGGCGGTGATGCGCGAGCTGGCGCGGCTGGACGAGGTGGCCTACGTCCGCTTCGCCAGCGTCTACCGCTCCTTCAAGGACCTCGGCGAGTTCATGAGCGAGCTGAAGGAGCTGATCTCCGAGCGCAAGAGCGCGCCGAAGAAGTGA
- the acpP gene encoding acyl carrier protein: MSVEAKVKSIIAEQLGVGEDEIKAESAFIEDLGADSLDIVELVMAMEEEFEVEIPDEEAEHIKTVQDAVNFINEHKK; encoded by the coding sequence ATGTCCGTCGAGGCGAAGGTCAAGAGCATCATCGCGGAGCAGCTCGGGGTCGGCGAGGACGAGATCAAGGCGGAATCCGCCTTCATCGAGGACCTCGGCGCCGACTCGCTGGACATCGTCGAGCTGGTGATGGCGATGGAAGAGGAGTTCGAGGTCGAGATCCCCGACGAGGAGGCCGAGCACATCAAGACGGTCCAGGACGCGGTGAACTTCATCAACGAGCACAAGAAATAG
- the fabD gene encoding ACP S-malonyltransferase: protein MKLAFVFPGQGSQYVGMGQALAEAFPAARAALDEADAALGGGLLKLMFEGPEDDLRRTANTQPAILAVSAAVHRVLMREAGGGFQFPAFYAGHSLGEYSALVAAGSMSLQDGVRAVRARGTFMQDAVPAGEGAMAAILGLEPQRVKEACAEAREHEPGKVVEPANYNSPEQTVIAGHAAAVDRAIAVCKAKGAKRAVPLPVSAPFHCSLMSPVQPKLAEVLGGIQIKQPNAPVIANATAEPNTDPARIVALLLTQVTAAVRWVETIQKMAVNGVDTVVEIGPGKVLSGLVRRIDKGLRAYPVEDPAGLSTVLREVFK from the coding sequence ATGAAGCTCGCATTCGTATTTCCCGGGCAGGGATCACAGTACGTGGGGATGGGACAGGCGCTCGCCGAGGCGTTTCCGGCGGCGCGCGCCGCCCTCGACGAAGCCGACGCGGCGCTCGGCGGCGGGCTGCTCAAGCTGATGTTCGAAGGTCCGGAAGACGATCTGCGCAGGACTGCCAACACACAGCCGGCGATCCTCGCGGTCTCCGCGGCGGTCCACCGCGTCCTGATGCGTGAAGCTGGCGGCGGTTTCCAGTTTCCCGCGTTCTACGCAGGCCATTCGCTGGGCGAGTACTCGGCGCTGGTGGCCGCGGGATCGATGAGCCTGCAGGACGGAGTGCGGGCCGTGCGCGCGCGTGGCACCTTCATGCAGGACGCCGTCCCGGCGGGCGAAGGGGCCATGGCCGCGATCCTCGGCCTCGAGCCGCAGCGGGTGAAGGAGGCATGCGCCGAGGCGCGCGAGCACGAACCCGGCAAGGTGGTGGAGCCCGCCAACTACAATTCGCCGGAGCAGACCGTCATCGCCGGGCACGCGGCGGCGGTGGACCGCGCGATCGCGGTGTGCAAGGCGAAGGGCGCAAAGCGCGCCGTGCCCTTGCCGGTCAGCGCTCCCTTCCACTGTTCGCTCATGTCCCCGGTGCAGCCGAAGCTCGCGGAAGTGCTGGGCGGCATCCAGATCAAGCAGCCGAATGCGCCGGTGATCGCCAACGCCACCGCCGAGCCCAACACCGATCCGGCGCGGATCGTGGCGCTGCTGCTCACGCAGGTCACCGCCGCCGTCCGCTGGGTCGAGACGATCCAGAAGATGGCCGTGAACGGCGTCGACACCGTGGTCGAGATCGGCCCAGGCAAGGTGCTTTCCGGTTTGGTGCGGCGCATCGACAAGGGCTTGCGCGCTTATCCGGTGGAGGACCCGGCGGGTCTGTCGACCGTGTTGCGGGAGGTGTTCAAGTGA